A genome region from Pseudorca crassidens isolate mPseCra1 chromosome 20, mPseCra1.hap1, whole genome shotgun sequence includes the following:
- the IL17C gene encoding interleukin-17C isoform X2 produces the protein MPLRVLLLLLWPPTSLALHSPPLRPGARTHTAGTPRCYSAAELPLGHTPPHLLARAAKWEQALPVALVSSLEAAGRRGRHAGSPAGNQCPVLQPEEVLEADVHQRSISPWRYRVDTDESRYPQKLAFAECLCRGCISAKTGRETAALNSVPLVQSLLVLRRRPCSRDAAGVPTPGAFTFHTEFIRVPVGCTCVLPRSAR, from the exons ATG CCGCTCCGTGTCCTCCTGCTCCTGCTCTGGCCGCCCACCAGCCTGGCTCTCCACAGCCCCCCACTCCGGCCAGGGGCCCGCACCCACACAGCCGGGACCCCGCGCTGCTACTCGGCGGCGGAGCTGCCCCTGggccacacccctccccacctgctgGCTCGAGCGGCCAAGTGGGAGCAGGCGTTGCCGGTGGCGCTGGTGTCCAGCTTGGAGGCGGCGGGCCGCAGGGGCCGGCACGCGGGATCGCCGGCCGGGAACCAGTGCCCCGTGCTGCAGCCCGAGGAGGTGCTGGAAGCTGACGTCCACCAGCGCTCCATCTCGCCCTGGAGATACCG CGTGGACACGGACGAGAGCCGCTACCCCCAGAAGCTGGCCTTCGCCGAGTGCCTGTGCCGGGGCTGCATCAGCGCCAAGACGGGCCGCGAGACGGCTGCGCTCAACTCGGTGCCGCTGGTCCAGAGCCTCCTGGTGCTGCGCCGTCGGCCCTGCTCCCGGGATGCGGCGGGGGTGCCCACGCCCGGGGCCTTCACCTTCCACACCGAGTTCATCCGAGTGCCCGTGGGCTGCACCTGTGTCCTGCCCAGGTCGGCCCGGTGA
- the CYBA gene encoding cytochrome b-245 light chain produces the protein MGQIEWAMWANEQALASGLILITGGIVATAGQFAQWYLGAYSIAAGVLICLLEYPRGKRSKGSTMERCGQKYLTRAVKVFGPLTSNYYIRAFLHLGLSVPAGFLLATILGTACLAIASSIYLLAAIHGEHWTPIETKPKERPQVGGTIKQPPSNPPPRPPAEARKKPSEEEVAGVPGGGPQENPMPVTDEVV, from the exons tcctcatcaccgggggcattGTGGCCACGGCCGGCCAGTTTGCCCAGTGGTACCTGGGCGCATACTCCAT AGCGGCAGGTGTGTTGATCTGCCTGCTAGAGTACCCGCGGGGTAAGAGGAGCAAGGGCTCCACCATGGAGAGGTG cGGACAGAAGTACCTGACCAGAGCGGTGAAGGTGTTCGGGCCCCTCACCAGCAATTACTACATCCGGGCCTTCCTTCACCTCGG gctgtcGGTACCTGCTGGCTTCCTGCTCGCCACCATCCTGGGCACAGCCTGCTTGGCCATCGCAAGCAGCATCTACCTGCTG GCGGCTATCCACGGGGAGCACTGGACCCCCATCGAGACCAAGCCCAAGGAGCGGCCGCAGGTGGGGGGCACCATCAAGCAGCCACCCAGCAACCCCCCGCCCCGGCCACCAGCCGAGGCCCGCAAGAAGCCGAGTGAGGAGGAGGTGGCAGGGGTCCCTGGGGGTGGCCCCCAGGAAAACCCCATGCCGGTGACTGATGAGGTCGTGTGA
- the IL17C gene encoding interleukin-17C isoform X1, giving the protein MVSRSSPRPPAWTVPPGLPPDTQAEDVAAGSRKPPKSGGKREPGAQTPPGLRFPTCRGRLRPPARFPQGAEPAAGRAGPLPGAPLTPHRLVHQPLRVLLLLLWPPTSLALHSPPLRPGARTHTAGTPRCYSAAELPLGHTPPHLLARAAKWEQALPVALVSSLEAAGRRGRHAGSPAGNQCPVLQPEEVLEADVHQRSISPWRYRVDTDESRYPQKLAFAECLCRGCISAKTGRETAALNSVPLVQSLLVLRRRPCSRDAAGVPTPGAFTFHTEFIRVPVGCTCVLPRSAR; this is encoded by the exons ATGGTGAGCCGCTCCTCTCCCCGCCCTCCAGCCTGGACGGTGCCGCCCGGCCTGCCGCCCGACACCCAGGCTGAGGACGTGGCGGCAGGGTCCAGGAAGCCGCCCAAATCTGGGGGCAAAAGGGAGCCAGGAGCCCAGACCCCCCCGGGCCTCCGTTTCCCGACCTGTAGAGGGAGGCTACGTCCCCCTGCCCGCTTTCCACAGGGAGCAGAGCCCGCGGCGGGCAGGGCGGGGCCCCTCCCCGGGGCGCCGCTGACCCCCCACCGCCTGGTCCACCAGCCGCTCCGTGTCCTCCTGCTCCTGCTCTGGCCGCCCACCAGCCTGGCTCTCCACAGCCCCCCACTCCGGCCAGGGGCCCGCACCCACACAGCCGGGACCCCGCGCTGCTACTCGGCGGCGGAGCTGCCCCTGggccacacccctccccacctgctgGCTCGAGCGGCCAAGTGGGAGCAGGCGTTGCCGGTGGCGCTGGTGTCCAGCTTGGAGGCGGCGGGCCGCAGGGGCCGGCACGCGGGATCGCCGGCCGGGAACCAGTGCCCCGTGCTGCAGCCCGAGGAGGTGCTGGAAGCTGACGTCCACCAGCGCTCCATCTCGCCCTGGAGATACCG CGTGGACACGGACGAGAGCCGCTACCCCCAGAAGCTGGCCTTCGCCGAGTGCCTGTGCCGGGGCTGCATCAGCGCCAAGACGGGCCGCGAGACGGCTGCGCTCAACTCGGTGCCGCTGGTCCAGAGCCTCCTGGTGCTGCGCCGTCGGCCCTGCTCCCGGGATGCGGCGGGGGTGCCCACGCCCGGGGCCTTCACCTTCCACACCGAGTTCATCCGAGTGCCCGTGGGCTGCACCTGTGTCCTGCCCAGGTCGGCCCGGTGA